One Fibrobacter sp. UWH4 genomic region harbors:
- a CDS encoding FISUMP domain-containing protein yields the protein MKKIFKTITTIAATLCAVATFTACEQANTCNYDETSNTLSCPDKVYKTVKIANKIWTAENMAVYVPDSSSCYDNNHANCESTGRLYTWNAANNNLCPTGWTLPTLEDYKAAFADKNADALKDAAGFNLQFAGFKYYDGKFADKDASASFWTSDKYDDSRAYLARVTDTRTTFEHYNKNIFASVRCIKK from the coding sequence ATGAAAAAGATTTTCAAGACCATCACGACCATCGCCGCCACCCTGTGCGCCGTAGCCACCTTTACCGCCTGCGAACAGGCCAACACCTGCAACTACGACGAAACTTCCAACACGCTTTCGTGCCCCGACAAGGTCTACAAAACCGTCAAGATAGCCAACAAGATCTGGACCGCCGAAAACATGGCCGTCTACGTTCCCGATTCCAGCTCCTGCTACGACAACAACCACGCAAACTGCGAGTCGACCGGCCGACTCTACACCTGGAACGCCGCCAATAACAACCTCTGCCCCACCGGCTGGACGCTCCCGACCCTCGAAGACTACAAGGCCGCTTTCGCCGACAAGAACGCCGATGCCCTCAAGGACGCCGCCGGATTCAATCTCCAGTTCGCCGGATTCAAGTACTACGACGGCAAATTCGCCGACAAGGATGCCAGCGCAAGTTTCTGGACCAGCGACAAGTATGACGATTCCAGGGCTTATCTTGCACGCGTCACCGACACCCGCACGACTTTCGAACATTACAACAAGAATATCTTCGCCTCTGTCCGCTGCATTAAGAAATAA
- a CDS encoding putative transporter, with protein MTWLIDLFTKPSVAQQVIAIALTASIGLMVGKIKVKGISLGGAGALFVGILLGHLGLRVEGNVLHFIQEFGLILFVYTIGMQVGPGFMDSIRRHGLVLNVLSTGIVLLGVITTLCLYFFTDMHNNVPVLIGMLCGAVTNTPSLGAANSAFAAAGVDTSLTGIGYAVAYPFGVIGIILVMILMRVIFRQNPAKAAENYAKEIAANAKEIESCSLTVDNPNLFGVTLKDIPDLISSGVVVTRLLRNGNITTPNGNTVIVEGDKLHIVGMPEAVAAMEKIIGHRLEKPITHVTSNADKPIVVKTILVTNKKILGRTIESLALAERYGVNISRVVRSGFKFTGRLDLRIKFADKLRVVGTAEGIEAVEKELGNSLTALDHPEILPAFLGIFLGVIVGSIPLALPGMPTPLKLGLAGGPLIVAILLSRKRKIGPLNFFMANSANLMLREFGLTLFLSCVGLNAGIKFFDVLLNGDGLYYMGLAAIITFVPLAIMATVGHLVFKVNFLSLCGVLAGATTDPPALAFANSQADSEAVNIGYASVYPLTMLLRILSGQVLAILLLQAM; from the coding sequence ATGACCTGGCTCATCGACTTATTCACAAAGCCCTCCGTCGCCCAGCAAGTTATCGCCATCGCCCTCACGGCATCCATCGGCCTCATGGTCGGCAAGATCAAGGTCAAGGGAATCAGCCTCGGGGGCGCAGGAGCTCTCTTCGTAGGCATCCTGCTCGGACACCTCGGCCTCCGCGTTGAAGGCAACGTTCTCCACTTTATCCAGGAATTCGGCCTCATCCTCTTCGTTTACACCATCGGCATGCAGGTAGGCCCCGGCTTTATGGATTCCATACGCCGCCACGGCCTGGTGCTGAACGTCCTTTCGACAGGTATCGTTCTCCTCGGCGTCATCACGACGCTCTGCCTGTATTTCTTTACTGATATGCATAACAACGTACCCGTGCTCATCGGAATGCTCTGTGGCGCCGTCACGAATACGCCCTCCCTTGGAGCCGCTAACTCAGCCTTTGCCGCGGCCGGGGTGGACACATCCCTTACGGGTATCGGGTACGCTGTTGCATATCCGTTCGGCGTCATCGGCATCATTCTAGTAATGATCCTGATGCGCGTCATCTTTAGGCAGAATCCGGCCAAGGCTGCCGAAAACTACGCCAAGGAAATCGCGGCGAACGCCAAGGAAATCGAATCCTGCAGCCTTACGGTTGACAATCCCAACCTGTTCGGAGTGACGCTCAAGGATATCCCCGACCTGATTTCGAGCGGAGTCGTGGTCACGCGCCTCCTGCGCAACGGGAACATCACTACCCCGAACGGAAATACCGTCATCGTGGAAGGCGACAAGCTGCATATCGTGGGCATGCCCGAAGCGGTCGCCGCCATGGAAAAGATTATCGGACACCGCCTCGAAAAGCCCATCACGCATGTAACGAGCAACGCCGACAAGCCGATAGTCGTCAAGACGATCCTCGTCACCAACAAGAAAATTCTCGGCCGCACCATTGAATCGCTCGCACTCGCGGAACGCTACGGAGTCAACATCAGCCGCGTGGTCCGCAGCGGATTCAAGTTCACGGGGCGCCTCGATCTACGCATCAAGTTCGCAGACAAATTAAGAGTCGTCGGTACCGCCGAAGGCATCGAAGCCGTCGAGAAGGAACTAGGCAACTCGCTCACCGCGCTCGACCACCCCGAAATACTGCCCGCGTTCCTGGGAATCTTCCTCGGAGTCATCGTCGGAAGCATCCCGCTCGCCCTCCCCGGAATGCCGACACCGCTGAAGCTCGGTCTCGCCGGAGGCCCGCTGATCGTGGCCATCCTCCTCAGCCGCAAACGCAAGATTGGCCCGCTGAACTTCTTCATGGCGAACAGCGCAAACCTCATGCTCCGCGAATTCGGCCTCACGCTCTTCCTCAGCTGCGTCGGCCTGAACGCAGGCATCAAGTTCTTCGACGTGCTCCTGAACGGCGACGGACTCTACTACATGGGACTCGCCGCAATCATCACCTTCGTCCCGCTCGCCATCATGGCTACCGTCGGCCACCTGGTCTTCAAAGTCAACTTCCTTTCGCTCTGCGGCGTACTCGCGGGCGCCACCACCGACCCGCCCGCCCTCGCCTTCGCGAACAGCCAGGCTGACAGCGAAGCAGTGAACATCGGCTACGCCTCGGTCTACCCGCTCACCATGCTGCTACGAATCCTGAGCGGACAAGTGCTCGCCATACTCCTGCTACAGGCGATGTAG